From Cecembia calidifontis, one genomic window encodes:
- a CDS encoding ABC-F family ATP-binding cassette domain-containing protein, producing the protein MISVDNLSLKFGKRTLFEDVNLKFTPGNCYGVIGANGAGKSTFLKILSGEQDSTTGSVNITPGQRMAVLKQNHFEFDEFEVLKTVIMGHKKLYAIMEEKDAIYMKADFSEEDGIRASELEAEFAEMDGWNAESDAAALLSGLGISEDLHYLQMKELAGNQKVRVLLAQALFGNPDILILDEPTNDLDTETISWLEDFLVNFKNLVIVVSHDRHFLDAVSTHIVDIDFGKIRIYSGNYTFWYESSQLAAKQKSDQNKKIEEKRKELQEFIARFSANVAKSKQATARKKMLEKLNVDDIQPSTRKYPGIIFKPEREAGDQIFMTEGLELKDENAIYFTDVNLMVDKGDKIAFISKTKQAVTKFFQTIMEDIPVQKGSFKWGVTINKAYLPNDNSKYFQTELNLIDWLRQYSSNQEEAYVRTFLGRMLFTGEETLKKASVLSGGEKVRCMISRMMLQNPNLLVMDEPTNHLDLESITAFNNAIIDFNGTVLLSSYDHAFVQSTANRIIEFTPKGTIDRRMSYDDYLESDEIKALREKMYN; encoded by the coding sequence ATGATTTCAGTTGATAACCTCTCCCTTAAGTTCGGAAAAAGGACCTTATTTGAAGATGTAAATTTAAAATTCACTCCGGGCAACTGTTACGGTGTGATCGGTGCCAACGGAGCCGGAAAATCCACCTTTTTGAAAATCCTTTCCGGAGAACAGGACAGTACCACCGGAAGTGTCAATATCACTCCAGGTCAAAGAATGGCCGTGTTGAAACAGAACCACTTCGAATTTGATGAATTTGAGGTGCTTAAAACGGTCATTATGGGGCACAAAAAGCTCTATGCCATTATGGAAGAAAAAGATGCTATCTACATGAAAGCTGATTTTTCTGAGGAAGATGGTATCCGTGCTTCCGAATTAGAGGCTGAGTTTGCTGAAATGGATGGATGGAATGCGGAATCTGATGCAGCAGCCCTCCTATCAGGCCTAGGCATTTCTGAAGATTTACATTACCTGCAGATGAAGGAACTTGCCGGTAACCAAAAAGTAAGGGTGCTCCTTGCCCAAGCCCTTTTTGGTAATCCGGATATTCTTATCCTGGACGAACCTACCAACGACCTGGACACTGAAACCATCAGCTGGTTGGAAGATTTCCTGGTAAACTTCAAAAACCTTGTGATTGTGGTATCCCACGACCGTCACTTTTTGGATGCGGTATCCACCCATATCGTAGACATAGACTTTGGCAAAATCAGGATTTACTCTGGAAACTATACTTTCTGGTATGAATCCTCACAATTGGCAGCCAAACAGAAATCCGATCAGAACAAAAAGATTGAGGAGAAAAGAAAAGAATTGCAGGAATTCATCGCAAGGTTTTCTGCCAACGTGGCTAAATCCAAGCAGGCTACGGCCAGAAAGAAAATGTTGGAAAAACTCAATGTGGACGATATACAGCCTTCCACCAGAAAATACCCCGGTATCATTTTCAAACCTGAAAGAGAAGCCGGTGATCAGATTTTCATGACTGAAGGATTGGAACTGAAAGATGAAAACGCCATCTATTTTACCGATGTCAACCTGATGGTGGATAAGGGCGACAAAATTGCCTTCATCTCTAAAACCAAACAGGCTGTCACCAAATTCTTCCAGACCATTATGGAAGATATTCCTGTCCAAAAAGGAAGTTTCAAATGGGGAGTAACCATCAATAAAGCCTACTTGCCAAATGATAATTCTAAATATTTCCAGACAGAACTGAACCTGATTGATTGGTTGAGACAGTATAGCAGCAACCAAGAGGAAGCCTATGTTCGCACGTTTTTGGGCAGAATGCTATTTACAGGTGAGGAGACACTGAAAAAAGCCTCTGTTCTTTCCGGTGGTGAAAAAGTGAGGTGTATGATATCCAGGATGATGCTCCAAAATCCAAACCTACTGGTGATGGACGAACCTACCAACCACTTGGACCTGGAATCTATTACCGCATTTAACAACGCTATCATTGATTTCAATGGCACTGTGCTCTTATCTTCTTATGACCATGCTTTTGTTCAATCCACTGCCAACAGGATCATTGAGTTTACTCCTAAAGGAACTATTGACAGAAGGATGAGCTACGACGATTATCTGGAATCCGATGAAATCAAGGCATTGAGGGAGAAGATGTATAATTAG
- a CDS encoding sodium:solute symporter family protein, translated as MLLTAIIIYILITVGIGAWSSKLVKNSNDFVLAGRQLPLFLSASALFATWFGSETIFGASSEYLDHGLQGVIEDPFGGALCLILFGVFYLKPMYRMNVLTIGDVYKKIFGKRVEFFASIFMVPVYFGYVAAQLVALSLIFTSVADISITQGIILSAAIVVFYTFLGGMWAISITDFIQTTMIVVGLVWVAVLVAEKAGGVVPILESAPEGSFQFFPKADTISWMNYLGAWIILGLGSIPSQDIYQRVMASKSEKVAVQSTYLAGTFYVTIGLLPLFITLGAKHLYPEIYLENKQLLLPQMVLLHSGVHVQILFFGALISAIMSTTSSGLLAPSAIVSENLIRPYFGNRLSDKHFLWILRINIIVIAIIATIMAQWKTNIYELVAGASILMLVSLFVPLTAGLYWKKASEMGAIMSIVFGMIAYLGLLVSDLPFYPHLPALGVSAIAMILGSIIFPVNSNKHVNLSKNKAS; from the coding sequence TTGCTCCTCACAGCAATCATAATCTATATCCTGATTACCGTAGGAATAGGTGCCTGGTCGTCCAAATTGGTCAAAAATTCAAATGACTTTGTTTTGGCGGGCAGGCAACTACCGCTTTTTTTGTCTGCCTCTGCCCTATTTGCTACCTGGTTTGGATCAGAAACTATTTTTGGTGCTTCTTCGGAATATTTGGACCATGGATTACAGGGAGTGATTGAAGACCCTTTTGGGGGGGCTTTATGTTTGATCCTTTTTGGTGTTTTTTACCTCAAGCCCATGTACCGCATGAATGTATTGACCATCGGGGACGTTTATAAAAAGATTTTTGGTAAAAGGGTAGAATTCTTTGCTTCCATATTCATGGTTCCGGTATATTTTGGTTATGTAGCGGCCCAATTGGTGGCTTTATCTCTCATTTTCACCTCAGTAGCAGACATCAGTATTACACAGGGAATAATCCTTTCCGCAGCAATTGTAGTTTTCTATACTTTTTTGGGAGGAATGTGGGCTATTTCCATAACCGATTTCATCCAAACCACAATGATCGTGGTTGGATTGGTTTGGGTAGCAGTACTCGTTGCAGAAAAGGCCGGTGGGGTTGTCCCTATTCTTGAATCAGCGCCGGAGGGAAGTTTTCAGTTTTTCCCAAAAGCCGATACCATTTCTTGGATGAACTATCTGGGAGCTTGGATAATACTGGGTTTGGGAAGTATTCCCAGTCAGGATATTTACCAGCGTGTCATGGCTTCCAAATCCGAAAAAGTTGCCGTGCAATCAACTTATTTGGCAGGAACCTTTTATGTAACCATTGGTCTGCTACCATTATTTATTACATTGGGGGCAAAACACTTATATCCTGAAATTTACCTCGAAAACAAACAATTGTTGTTACCCCAGATGGTTTTACTCCATAGTGGCGTACATGTTCAGATTTTATTCTTTGGTGCGTTGATTTCAGCCATCATGAGTACTACCAGTTCGGGCTTACTGGCACCTTCGGCGATTGTTTCAGAGAACTTGATACGGCCTTATTTTGGCAATCGCCTGAGCGACAAACATTTTCTTTGGATCTTGAGGATCAATATCATAGTGATTGCAATCATTGCAACCATCATGGCACAATGGAAAACCAACATTTATGAACTGGTCGCCGGGGCTTCCATTTTGATGTTGGTATCCTTATTTGTTCCCTTAACAGCGGGCCTTTATTGGAAAAAAGCTTCTGAAATGGGTGCCATCATGTCCATTGTTTTCGGTATGATTGCCTATCTCGGCCTGTTGGTTTCTGATCTGCCTTTTTATCCACATTTACCTGCACTGGGCGTCAGTGCCATAGCCATGATTCTTGGTTCTATCATCTTTCCTGTAAATTCAAACAAGCATGTCAACCTATCCAAAAATAAAGCTTCATGA
- a CDS encoding class I SAM-dependent rRNA methyltransferase, whose product MSTYPKIKLHEGKEVSILRKHHWVFSGAIANKDESLQNGQLVEVVDHKDNFLGIGHFQHGSIMVRLITFEKEAINTEFWIKKLRAAYLVRESIGLTENQMTNVYRLVHGEGDGLPGLIIDFYNGTAVVQTHHIGMFRHVKDIAKALQVIFGNSLQAVYDKSAETLPKTLGVENRLVYGTPKTNRVLEYGCQFEIDWEKGQKTGFFVDQRENRNLLGLYSKGKKVLNTFCYSGGFSVAALKAGASEVHSVDISAKAIELTDKNVALNPGFIGKHKSIVADVVKYIREIENDFDIIVLDPPAFAKNIKARHNAVQGYKRLNAEALKKIKSGGILFTFSCSQVVDKQLFAHTITAAALETGRNVRILHYLSQPADHPINIYHTETEYLKGLVLYVE is encoded by the coding sequence ATGTCAACCTATCCAAAAATAAAGCTTCATGAAGGAAAAGAAGTTTCCATTCTAAGAAAGCACCATTGGGTTTTTTCTGGGGCTATTGCCAATAAAGACGAAAGTCTTCAAAACGGGCAATTGGTAGAAGTGGTGGACCATAAGGATAATTTTCTTGGTATTGGCCATTTTCAGCATGGATCCATCATGGTCCGTTTGATAACCTTTGAAAAAGAAGCCATCAATACTGAATTTTGGATCAAAAAACTTAGAGCTGCTTACCTGGTCAGGGAAAGTATCGGTTTGACGGAAAACCAAATGACCAATGTATATAGACTTGTCCATGGAGAAGGAGACGGTTTACCGGGATTGATCATTGACTTTTATAATGGCACGGCAGTGGTACAGACCCATCATATTGGGATGTTCCGGCATGTAAAAGATATTGCCAAAGCCCTTCAGGTGATATTTGGAAACAGCTTGCAGGCGGTGTATGATAAAAGTGCTGAAACACTCCCAAAAACCTTAGGAGTTGAAAACAGGTTGGTTTACGGAACCCCCAAGACCAACAGGGTTCTTGAATATGGGTGTCAATTTGAAATAGACTGGGAAAAAGGTCAAAAAACAGGATTTTTTGTGGACCAAAGGGAAAACAGAAACCTGTTGGGGCTTTACAGCAAGGGTAAAAAGGTACTCAATACATTTTGTTATTCAGGTGGATTTTCTGTAGCTGCTTTAAAAGCAGGCGCAAGTGAAGTGCATTCAGTGGATATCTCCGCTAAGGCCATCGAACTAACGGATAAAAATGTGGCATTAAATCCAGGATTTATAGGCAAGCATAAATCCATCGTGGCAGATGTGGTAAAATATATCCGGGAAATTGAAAATGACTTTGATATCATTGTATTGGATCCTCCTGCTTTTGCTAAAAACATCAAAGCCAGGCACAATGCCGTTCAGGGTTATAAAAGATTGAATGCAGAGGCTTTAAAGAAAATAAAATCCGGTGGAATCTTATTTACGTTTTCCTGCTCACAAGTAGTGGACAAACAGCTTTTTGCCCATACCATTACAGCGGCAGCATTGGAAACAGGACGAAATGTCAGAATACTTCATTATCTTTCCCAACCGGCCGACCATCCGATCAATATTTACCATACTGAAACGGAATACCTGAAAGGTCTTGTCCTCTATGTGGAATAA
- a CDS encoding AsmA-like C-terminal region-containing protein produces MKFKKAVSIAVILTTSILLVALAAIFVVYKNQKSITQNVITSLNRNFVGELEVKDSHIAPFANFPYISIDLESVVFYGDKLSKNDTIYYAQDVYVGFRIWDILRGNNIVRAIKVAKADLNLVKFKDGKINLLTAKGMEQDDEGEENLTLDIASIIFSDVEIKYEDLENLNTYYFHVGRAESAFKMEKEHIYAKFLSKLIFDFEVEGKPTFFSNKHLDLDISLDYDQNKSFLTLERSKVALEGVLLNLTGSIELDESLNMDLKIDGEKPDFNLIAAFLPEETGNFLRRYKNEGDVYFQGRIKGEIGEGKVPSIGLEFGCDNAYFLNPAREKKVEDLRFSAFYTNGEERNLRTSEFQLLNFNARPEQGTFQGKLIIRDFINPYIDINLNADLDLGFLGDFFEIEGLQGISGQVIVNMDFNELVDLNVYGVSGIDKSIKSELIVNNLNFRLPDFPHPVQNANIYASLVEGDLFLERANFGIAGSDFSFEGKVLNFPSIFHGEDKKVKADLRAASEIIDFEEIFKNDSTAWKEVISDFEIKLAFESTGKELKHYKYLPKGEFFIEDFHAKLKNYPHAFHDFHADVIIGDNDLAVIDFTGEIDKTDFHFSGKLQNYSKWFQETPQGKSIFDFDLVSNHLAIHDLLTYAGNNYLPPDYQNEEIDKLKLKGNLELVYDSGFRSADLWLNHLEGKMKLHPLRLEKFKGRLHYENDYLTLENFQGLLGISDFNIQLGYYLGAGDKTAAPRNYFSLVSNRMDLDALMGFEGLDKPSNHKDSFNVFQVPFSDMDFSAKIGKLNYHTFWLDDVTFKARTNPDHYIYLDTLSLRAASGTLGIKGYFNGSNPDEIYFHSTMVADKLDLDKLMFKFENFGQDYLINENLHGLVSGTIVSKFLVYPDLTPIIDKSEASMDLTVYQGRLVRFAPLQAMGDYFKDRNLNNVRFDTLSNKFELKEGVLNIPRMNINSSLGFIELSGKQSLDMNMDYFIRIPLGLVTQVGFRSLFGGKNQDEIDPDREDAIVYRDTDKKVRFVNLNMKGTPDNYQIGLGRDKRN; encoded by the coding sequence ATGAAGTTTAAAAAAGCAGTAAGTATCGCTGTCATTTTGACAACCTCTATTTTGTTAGTTGCGCTGGCGGCCATTTTTGTAGTTTATAAAAACCAAAAAAGTATTACCCAGAATGTCATAACCTCCCTGAACCGGAATTTTGTGGGTGAACTGGAAGTAAAAGACTCCCATATTGCTCCATTTGCCAATTTCCCTTATATCTCCATCGATTTGGAAAGTGTAGTCTTTTATGGGGACAAATTATCAAAAAACGACACCATCTATTATGCACAAGATGTTTATGTTGGTTTTCGTATTTGGGATATCCTTAGAGGAAATAATATTGTCAGGGCTATAAAAGTGGCAAAAGCTGATCTTAATTTGGTCAAATTCAAAGATGGTAAGATTAACCTTTTGACAGCTAAAGGGATGGAGCAGGATGATGAAGGTGAAGAAAATCTTACATTGGATATAGCTTCTATCATTTTTTCAGATGTCGAAATAAAGTATGAAGATTTAGAAAATCTCAATACTTATTATTTCCATGTGGGGCGTGCCGAATCTGCGTTTAAAATGGAAAAAGAACATATTTATGCCAAATTCTTGAGCAAGTTGATTTTCGATTTTGAAGTAGAAGGAAAGCCTACATTTTTTTCAAATAAACATTTGGATTTGGATATTTCATTGGATTATGATCAAAACAAGTCCTTCCTTACTTTGGAAAGATCCAAAGTAGCTTTAGAAGGTGTACTTTTAAATTTAACTGGATCCATTGAATTGGATGAGAGTCTAAACATGGACCTCAAGATCGATGGAGAAAAACCTGATTTCAATCTGATCGCCGCATTTTTACCAGAAGAAACCGGTAATTTTCTAAGGAGGTACAAAAATGAAGGGGATGTTTATTTTCAGGGTAGAATCAAAGGGGAGATAGGAGAAGGAAAGGTGCCTTCCATAGGTTTGGAGTTCGGTTGTGACAATGCCTATTTTTTAAATCCCGCCAGAGAAAAGAAAGTGGAAGATTTGAGGTTTTCAGCGTTTTATACCAATGGTGAGGAGAGAAACCTTAGAACTTCTGAGTTTCAGTTATTGAATTTCAATGCCAGGCCAGAGCAAGGTACTTTCCAGGGTAAGCTCATCATCAGGGATTTTATCAATCCCTATATTGATATTAATTTAAATGCAGATTTGGATTTGGGCTTTTTGGGTGATTTTTTTGAAATAGAGGGTTTGCAGGGAATCAGTGGTCAGGTAATTGTCAATATGGATTTCAATGAACTTGTAGATCTGAATGTTTATGGGGTCAGTGGGATTGATAAGAGTATAAAAAGTGAGCTAATTGTCAATAACCTCAATTTCAGATTGCCCGACTTTCCTCATCCTGTCCAAAATGCCAATATTTATGCTTCCCTGGTAGAGGGAGATCTTTTTCTGGAAAGGGCCAACTTTGGTATTGCGGGATCAGATTTCTCGTTTGAAGGAAAAGTGCTCAATTTTCCCTCGATTTTTCATGGAGAAGATAAGAAGGTGAAAGCTGATTTGAGGGCAGCATCTGAAATCATTGATTTTGAGGAGATTTTTAAAAATGACTCCACCGCTTGGAAAGAAGTGATTTCTGATTTTGAAATCAAACTGGCCTTTGAATCTACAGGCAAGGAGCTGAAGCACTATAAGTACTTACCTAAAGGTGAGTTTTTTATTGAAGATTTTCATGCCAAACTGAAAAATTACCCACACGCTTTTCACGATTTTCATGCAGATGTGATCATTGGAGACAATGACCTCGCTGTAATTGATTTCACAGGGGAGATTGACAAAACAGATTTTCATTTTTCAGGAAAGTTGCAGAATTACTCCAAGTGGTTTCAGGAAACCCCTCAGGGAAAAAGCATTTTTGATTTTGATTTGGTATCCAATCACCTGGCCATTCATGATCTTTTGACTTATGCTGGGAATAATTATTTACCTCCTGATTACCAGAATGAAGAGATCGATAAGTTAAAGCTTAAAGGTAACCTGGAATTGGTCTATGATAGTGGATTCCGATCAGCTGATCTTTGGTTGAACCACCTGGAAGGAAAAATGAAATTGCATCCCTTAAGGCTTGAAAAATTTAAAGGAAGGTTACATTATGAAAATGATTATCTGACTTTGGAAAACTTTCAGGGACTTTTGGGGATTTCGGATTTTAATATTCAATTGGGTTATTATTTGGGAGCAGGGGATAAAACAGCCGCTCCGCGGAATTACTTTTCTTTGGTATCCAATAGAATGGACTTGGATGCTTTGATGGGATTTGAGGGCTTGGATAAGCCCAGCAACCACAAGGATTCCTTTAATGTTTTTCAGGTGCCTTTCAGCGATATGGATTTTTCTGCTAAAATTGGCAAGCTCAATTACCATACCTTCTGGCTGGATGATGTAACCTTCAAGGCAAGGACGAATCCTGATCATTACATCTACCTGGACACCTTAAGTTTGAGGGCAGCTTCGGGTACGCTGGGAATCAAGGGATATTTCAATGGATCCAATCCTGATGAAATTTATTTCCATAGCACCATGGTGGCAGATAAGTTAGATCTGGACAAGTTAATGTTCAAATTTGAAAACTTTGGACAGGATTATCTGATCAATGAAAACTTGCATGGATTGGTTTCCGGCACCATTGTAAGTAAGTTTTTGGTTTACCCTGACCTAACCCCGATCATTGATAAATCAGAAGCTTCTATGGACCTTACCGTTTACCAAGGGAGATTGGTCCGTTTTGCACCGCTTCAGGCCATGGGAGATTATTTTAAGGATAGAAACCTGAACAATGTACGTTTTGATACCCTTTCCAATAAGTTTGAATTAAAAGAAGGAGTATTGAACATTCCAAGGATGAATATCAATTCCAGCCTTGGTTTTATTGAATTGTCCGGTAAGCAGAGTCTGGATATGAATATGGATTATTTTATCAGAATTCCATTAGGACTCGTAACCCAAGTTGGTTTCAGGTCTTTGTTTGGAGGGAAAAATCAGGATGAGATTGACCCGGACAGAGAAGATGCCATCGTTTACAGGGATACTGATAAAAAAGTTCGATTTGTCAATTTAAACATGAAAGGAACTCCGGACAATTATCAGATTGGTTTGGGAAGGGACAAAAGGAACTAA
- a CDS encoding DinB family protein: MNKLKNELKAYQNEANIWMVSGGITNSAGNLALHLIGNLNHYIGAEMGNSGYQRDRDSEFTIKNVPRDEILKMIEDTRHIITKALLEFPEDWFSRRYPLEEFGYPMTYEYFMVHLVSHINYHLGQINYHRRLLST; this comes from the coding sequence TTGAATAAACTCAAAAATGAGCTAAAGGCTTATCAAAATGAAGCTAATATTTGGATGGTTTCCGGAGGAATTACCAATTCAGCCGGGAATCTGGCCCTACATCTTATTGGAAATTTAAATCATTATATTGGGGCAGAAATGGGCAATTCAGGTTATCAGCGGGATAGGGATTCAGAGTTTACCATTAAAAATGTTCCAAGGGATGAAATTTTAAAAATGATTGAAGATACCCGGCATATAATTACCAAAGCACTCTTAGAATTTCCTGAGGATTGGTTTTCCAGAAGGTATCCTCTGGAAGAATTTGGTTATCCCATGACCTATGAGTATTTCATGGTGCATCTAGTCAGCCATATCAATTATCATTTGGGGCAGATCAATTATCACCGGAGACTTTTAAGTACTTGA
- a CDS encoding 6-phosphofructokinase: MKKKKLLIATGGGDCPGLNAVIRGIYKRAKKTKEWEVYGSMEAFNGVWFEPFRIIKLNRSKVAGIHVRGGTILKTTNKADPLHYPVKDDKGNIVFEDRTKELAEMIKRHGFDAVISIGGDGSQKISKALFDHGVPIVGVPKTIDNDLEATDMTFGFQTAVQIATDSFDKLVTTAESHHRVMIMEVMGRDAGWIAIHTAIAGGAEICLIPEIPYQIEKLVERIESRYEKGRGFVNIVIAEGARPLGGAVTASKGEEGSRHIKLGGVAFELSHQLKAAGVKAEIRETILGHVQRGGIPTAFDRVLASLLGVKSFEMVLQGEFGKMASFKNNEFVAVPLEEATKGNKTINPESFIVKGAKGLGISFGD; encoded by the coding sequence ATGAAAAAGAAAAAACTTTTGATTGCTACAGGTGGGGGAGACTGTCCCGGCTTGAATGCTGTAATAAGGGGAATTTACAAGAGAGCTAAGAAAACAAAGGAATGGGAGGTTTATGGCAGTATGGAGGCCTTTAATGGGGTTTGGTTTGAACCATTCAGGATAATCAAGTTAAATAGGAGTAAAGTAGCAGGTATCCACGTAAGAGGAGGTACCATTTTAAAGACCACCAACAAAGCGGATCCTTTACATTATCCTGTCAAGGATGATAAAGGCAACATTGTTTTCGAGGATCGTACCAAGGAGCTGGCAGAGATGATCAAGCGACATGGATTTGATGCAGTCATAAGTATAGGAGGTGATGGATCCCAGAAAATTTCCAAGGCATTGTTTGATCATGGCGTACCTATTGTTGGTGTTCCAAAAACCATAGATAATGATCTGGAAGCCACGGATATGACTTTTGGTTTTCAGACTGCAGTTCAGATAGCTACGGATAGTTTTGACAAATTGGTCACCACCGCTGAAAGCCATCACCGGGTAATGATCATGGAGGTTATGGGAAGAGATGCCGGATGGATCGCCATACACACGGCGATCGCCGGAGGAGCAGAAATCTGTCTGATTCCCGAAATACCCTATCAAATTGAAAAACTTGTAGAAAGGATAGAAAGCCGCTATGAAAAGGGGAGGGGGTTTGTAAATATTGTTATTGCAGAAGGCGCCAGGCCCTTAGGGGGGGCGGTTACCGCTTCCAAAGGAGAAGAAGGATCTCGTCACATTAAATTGGGAGGTGTGGCCTTTGAACTTTCCCATCAACTCAAAGCGGCAGGAGTAAAAGCCGAAATCAGGGAAACTATTTTAGGTCATGTTCAAAGGGGAGGTATTCCAACCGCATTTGACAGGGTGTTGGCTTCTTTGTTGGGAGTGAAATCCTTTGAAATGGTTTTACAGGGGGAGTTTGGAAAAATGGCTTCCTTTAAAAACAATGAATTCGTTGCTGTTCCATTAGAGGAGGCTACTAAAGGGAATAAAACTATCAATCCAGAAAGCTTCATAGTGAAAGGTGCTAAGGGATTGGGGATTTCTTTTGGGGACTAA
- the mnmA gene encoding tRNA 2-thiouridine(34) synthase MnmA, with the protein MENKKRVVVGLSGGVDSSVAAYLLKEQGYEVIGMFMKNWHDESVTISNECPWMEDSTDAMLVAEKLGIPFQAIDLSEEYRERIVDYMFAEYEAGRTPNPDILCNREIKFDIFLKAAQKLKADFVATGHYCQKDSFEKDGKTVYRLIAGADTNKDQSYFLCQLSQEQLSKALFPIGHLQKSEVRQIAKEQDLITADKKDSQGLCFIGKVRLPEFLQQQLKPKKGKIVVIPENLPEYNYQKIPAGIRLEDLEAEELDNICSPVQYHESQGKCIGEHNGAHYFTVGQRKGLQVGGTGKPLFVIATDTRENIIYTGLGEEHPGLNRFGLFVPKKDVHWIREDLQLEIGKTARYLARIRYRQPLTWATLIMKEKGLYVIFDEAQRGIASGQFVAWYEGNESIGSGVIF; encoded by the coding sequence ATGGAAAATAAAAAAAGGGTAGTCGTCGGACTATCAGGTGGAGTGGATTCCTCCGTTGCAGCCTATCTTCTTAAAGAACAGGGCTATGAAGTGATCGGCATGTTCATGAAAAACTGGCATGATGAATCAGTGACTATTTCCAATGAATGCCCTTGGATGGAAGACAGTACAGATGCCATGTTGGTCGCTGAAAAATTGGGCATACCTTTTCAGGCCATCGATCTGAGTGAAGAGTATAGAGAAAGGATTGTGGACTACATGTTTGCAGAATATGAAGCAGGCAGGACCCCAAACCCTGACATTCTCTGCAACAGAGAAATCAAGTTCGATATTTTCCTGAAAGCTGCCCAAAAACTCAAAGCAGATTTCGTAGCCACAGGACATTATTGTCAGAAAGACAGTTTTGAAAAAGACGGAAAAACTGTTTATAGACTGATTGCAGGTGCTGATACCAATAAGGATCAAAGTTACTTTTTGTGTCAACTGAGCCAAGAGCAATTGTCCAAAGCCCTATTTCCTATTGGTCATTTGCAAAAATCAGAAGTCAGGCAGATAGCAAAAGAACAAGACCTGATCACAGCAGATAAAAAAGACAGTCAGGGACTTTGTTTTATAGGAAAAGTTCGGCTTCCGGAGTTTTTACAGCAACAGTTGAAGCCGAAAAAAGGAAAGATTGTTGTCATTCCAGAAAATTTGCCGGAGTACAATTATCAGAAAATACCTGCTGGTATTCGATTGGAAGATCTAGAAGCGGAAGAATTGGACAATATTTGCTCCCCAGTCCAATACCATGAATCTCAAGGGAAATGTATTGGCGAACATAATGGAGCCCATTATTTCACAGTTGGCCAAAGGAAAGGATTGCAAGTGGGCGGGACTGGTAAACCCTTGTTTGTCATTGCAACGGATACCCGAGAAAACATCATCTATACCGGATTGGGTGAAGAACATCCCGGATTGAATAGATTTGGGTTATTTGTTCCTAAAAAAGACGTACATTGGATCAGGGAGGATCTTCAGCTTGAAATCGGAAAAACAGCGCGCTATCTGGCCAGAATCCGTTACAGACAACCTTTGACCTGGGCAACATTGATCATGAAAGAAAAAGGCTTATATGTGATTTTCGATGAGGCACAGCGTGGAATTGCCTCAGGTCAATTTGTAGCATGGTATGAGGGAAATGAAAGTATTGGTTCAGGAGTAATTTTTTAA
- a CDS encoding pseudouridine synthase: MKPVLEIIFEDEHYIAINKPAGVLVHRTSLAKEEQHLLAVQLLRDQMGQQVSPIHRIDRPTSGILLFGKNAEATSLLQPLFPTDQIKKIYLGLVRGYMEEHGIIDHPLKKKLYGELQVAKTEFWKLDQTEIPYPSSSKYPTSRYALMKIYPHTGRMHQIRRHMAHARHYVIGDSTHGDNKQNNFFRNTFGLNNLLLHAWQLEFEHPVEKKKISIKAEVPVYFMEILDKLSLNLPNSN; this comes from the coding sequence TTGAAACCGGTACTCGAAATAATTTTTGAAGATGAGCATTACATTGCCATCAACAAACCAGCAGGAGTTCTTGTCCATAGGACCAGCCTGGCCAAAGAAGAACAACATTTACTGGCTGTCCAGTTATTGAGAGATCAGATGGGACAGCAGGTTTCACCAATCCACAGGATAGATCGTCCGACCTCAGGAATTCTGCTATTTGGAAAAAATGCAGAAGCCACCTCCCTGCTACAACCATTATTTCCTACAGACCAGATCAAAAAAATTTATCTGGGACTGGTGAGAGGATATATGGAAGAGCATGGGATCATTGATCATCCCCTTAAAAAAAAGTTATATGGAGAACTTCAGGTTGCCAAAACAGAATTTTGGAAATTAGACCAGACCGAAATCCCATACCCTTCCTCCTCTAAATATCCAACCAGCAGGTATGCACTTATGAAAATTTATCCTCATACTGGAAGGATGCACCAGATCCGCCGTCATATGGCACACGCCAGGCACTATGTAATTGGCGATTCCACTCATGGAGACAATAAACAGAACAATTTTTTCAGAAATACTTTTGGTCTGAACAACCTTTTGCTACATGCCTGGCAATTGGAATTTGAGCATCCTGTGGAGAAAAAGAAAATCAGTATTAAGGCAGAAGTCCCTGTTTACTTTATGGAGATTCTGGATAAGTTATCCCTCAATTTACCTAATTCAAATTGA